Part of the Helicobacter sp. MIT 21-1697 genome is shown below.
TTATAGGCAATGGCGGAGCGTATGAATATGATTATCTGGTCATTGCGCTTGGATTTAAGCCTGATGATTTTGGTATTAAAGGTGTAGAGGAGTATGCACATAAACTTTCTTCGCTCAATGCTGCCCTTAAGTTTGATAAGCTTATTGAATACAGATTCAAAGAATATTGCCATACTAAAAATGCCGATGACTTGAGCATTATCGTATGTGGCACAGGTTTTACAGGCATTGAATTTGCGGCTGAACTTGGTTCTAGGCTTGATGATCTTTGTCTTATTGGTGGGATTCCACGTGATGTGCCTAAAGTTACTTGTATCGGCAGAAGCGATAGAATCTTGCCAATGTTTAGCAAAAAAGGAAGTGCATTGGCTCAAAAGAAGCTTGAGGCTTTCGGCGTAGAGGTGATTTGTGGAGGTGATGTGCAAGAATGTCGCAGTGATGGTGTGATAATTAAGCACAATGGAGAACTAAAACATATTAAAGGCAATACAATTTTATGGAGTGCAGGCGTTAAGGGCAATGATAGCCTTGAGAATTCTTGTCTTGAGACTACAAAAGGGCGCATTAAAGTTGATGCCTATTTGCGATGTCCGCAGTATGAGAATATCTATGTCGTGGGCGATTGTGCAATCTCTACTTCGCGTGATGCTATCCACGCTCCAACAGCACAGCTTGCAGCTCAAATGGGAGATTATGTGGGTAAGAGCCTTATAAAGATTCTTAATAATAAAGCACAAAAAAAGGTATTTACATTCAAACATCGTGGCACAGTGTGTTCTATTGGACATACTGATGGTGTAGGTATTATTTATAAAAGGAGTATTAGTGGCGAGGTTGCTGCATTTTTGAAAAATTTTATTGAAAATAAATGGCTTTTTGGCATTGGGGGTGCAGAGCTTGTGTTTAAAAAAGGGCAATTCCGCTATCGCACGAGTAATTAGTTTAATGCAGAACAGAGTTTTACGCATTGCATTAAAGATTTTAGGCTAAAATTTATAGCTTTGAAAACGAAAAAAGATTGGACTATGAAAACAAAAAAAGATTTATTTAGTAAGCTTTTAATTGAAAAAAGTAAAAAAGGGAGAGAAGATGGAGCATATTCAAGATTATTTGGCAATAATGAGCTTGGAGCATTAATTAGTCGTATTCACGCCACTTCTATCAGTGCGGGTACATTTTTAGAACATTATATCGCCTGTTTTGCTCCACTTTTGGACGAAGAAAAGATTCCACAAATTTTTAACAACACTTTAGAAAAGAGTGTTTTTTTAATTACAAAAAAATCAATAAAAAACAAAATCACACCTTTTTTGCAGTTAGACAAAGCTGTTGAACCAGATTTTATTATAATAGATTCTCTACGACATAAATGTCTCGTTATTGAACTCAAAGATGGAGATAACTTTGATACAAAAAAATCTAGCGGTGAAGTTAAAAATTTAAAATACTACCAAAATGCCATTTCACAAAAGTTACCCTATCCTTGGATAGCTGAAATAAAAATTTGTATGTTTAATCAAAATGAAAAAAGCAAAATTGTAAATGGTTTTAGAAATACTATAAGTGAAGCGGAAGCTATGAGTGGCGATGAATTTTGCAAAATATTGGGCATTTCAAAAGATACAATTATACAAGCAAGAACAGAAGCACACAATCCAAATCTTGATTTTGTTTTAAGGGAATTATTACGCATTACGATATGTTCAGAAAAAATTAAAGCAATTCTTAAGGATAGGTGATGAGCAAAGATGTGCAAAGCATTCTTAAAAGTGCATTTCGCAATAAAAAGCTTTTTAATAAGCGTTTAAAGCTTGATGGCTTAGAGCTTTTGTCTATGATAGCATCTCAAAGTATTGATTTATGTTTTTTTGACCCGCAATATCGTGGAGTGTTAGACAAAATGAAATATGGAAATGAGGGCGAGCGACAAAAAGGCAGGGTAAATCTCGTGCAGATGAGCGAGGAGGACATCGTGCATTTTTTGCAAGAGATTGCGCGTGTGTTAAAGCCAAGTAAATATTTAATGCTGTGGATTGATAAATTTCATTTGTGTGAGGGGATTCACCCTTGGATAAAATCTACGAATTTGGCGATTGTGGATTTGATTACTTGGGATAAACAAAAAATGGGTATGGGGTATCGCACAAGGCGACAAAGTGAATATTTGCTTATTTTGCAAAAAAAACCACTTAAAGCCAAAGGCACTTGGGAGAGAAAAAATATCCGTGATGTGTGGAGTGAAAAAATCCCACAAGATGCTATAAAAATCCACCCTCACGCAAAGCCAAAGGGTTTGCAAAGCGCGCTTATAGAATCTTGCACCAAAGTAGGCGAAGTTGTGCTTGACCCGGCAAGCGGTAGCTTTAGCGTATTAGAATGCTGTAAGGAATTAAAGCGAGATTTTATAGGCGCTAATATATAAGTCTTTATCTAAAATCATTTTTTTATGTTAGAATCCGCCATTTATGGATATGAGCCAAAAGGGACTTGAATGATAAGCTATAAAGATTCTGGAGTAGATATTGATGAGGGAAATGCCCTTGTAGAAGGACTAAAGCCTCTTGTTACATCTACATTTGATAAAAATGTAATAGGCGGGATAGGTTCTTTTGCTGGAGCATACGCGCTACCTAGTGGATATAAAAATCCTGTGATTTTGGGAGCAACCGATGGTGTAGGAACAAAATTGCGTCTTGCCATTGATGCGCAAAAATTTGATAGTATAGGCATTGATTTGGTAGCAATGTGCGTGAATGATTTGATTTGCAACTTTGCTATGCCTATGTTCTTTCTTGATTATTATGCTACGGGGAAACTTAATAAAGATATTGCGCTAAAAGTAATTAGCGGCATAGTAGAGGGCTGCAAACAGGCTCAATGTGCGCTTATTGGTGGAGAGAGTGCAGAAATGCCAAGTATGTATGCAAAAGATGATTTTGATTTAGCAGGATTTGCAGTAGGCATTGCCGAGAGAGATGAGGTACAACTACAACGTGTTCAGGCAGGTGATATTCTCATTGCGTTGCCAAGTAGCGGGATTCATAGTAATGGTTACTCACTTGTGCGCAAAGTGCTTTTTGAGAAGCTTAAAATGTCTTTTGATGAGATATTTGAAGGGCAAACACTCATTGACACACTTCTTACACCTACGCGAATTTATACACCACTTTTTAAACAGATATATAATTCTGCGTTGCGCCCATATCTGCACGGATTAGCGCATATTACAGGTGGAGGCATTGTAGAGAATCTCCCTCGTATATTGCCCCCACAATTAGGGGCAAAAATACACATAGATTCGCTCCAAGTGCCACCAATTTTTACGCTTATTGGACAATATGTGGAGAAAAATGAAATGTATCGCACCTTTAATATGGGAGTTGGTATGATTCTTGCTGTGAATAAGACCAAAGTAGATGAAATGCTGCACCTTAGTCATACTTTTCACGGGTATATCATTGGTGAAGTATGTGGGGGTGAGGGCATATATTTTAACTAAATTATATTAAGGAGATATATATTGAATGCACGAACTTTTTTTAAACTTTATTCACTTCCTTTTTTGATTATTTTATTTGGATTGGGAGTATATGGTGGAATCCTTGTGTTTGTGGCACAAAAAAACTTTATTACTATGAAACATAATGTCTCAAGCACACCAACACAAGAGGGAGTTCCAAATACAGAATCTCCACAAATAGCAGATTTAACACCAAATGCTCCTAGCAATCAAGAAGCACCTAAACAATCCATTGCTCAAAACACTCACAATCCACTTGTGCAAGATATTCACGAACCAGAAAATACATCTATTGAGAATATACCTGCTACACAATCACCCATAAATATACAAACAGCAAGCTCGGAACCACCACAGGCATCTGTTATGCTCCCTGCTGATTCTCACGCACAAACACATCGTTATGCTAAATATCGCTCTAATATTCGTAAAGCGCCCTCTTCGGAATCTATAGTTGTTTCTTATGCAGATGCAGGGGAAGTATTAGACATACTTGATACACAAAATGGCTGGAGTAAGGTAAAAAATACTCGTGGCATTGAGGGCTATATCGCATCGCGTTTGCTTAGTGAATCTGTGGGGCAATCTGAAGGTGAAGCCTATATTGTTTTGGCAGATGTGCTTAAGGTTCGTGCTGCCCCAGATTTACACGCAGCAGTTATTGGACATTTAAATCATAATAGCCACGCTTTTGTGCTTGAAATACAAGAAGAATGGGCAAAGATTTTGTTTAATAGGCAGTATGGTTATATTTCGTCTCATTATATTGTTAAAGAAGGTGTAAATTAGCTATGCTTGGCTTTTTTGCCGTTTATGGCAATCCCATTGTGCATTCTAAATCCCCATTTTTGCATAATTATGCCTTTGAAAAACTTGGCTTAAGTGGCTATTATAGCCGTATTTTGCTAGATGTTGGTGCGAATCTTCGGCGTAATTTTCTCTCAAATGGCTTAAGTGGAGCAAATATTACTTTGCCCTTTAAAGAAGAAGCTTTTTGTCAATGTGATGAGGTGCGTGGCGTAGCACAAAATATCGGCGCTTGTAATACTTGGGTGCTTGAGAGCAGAAAACATCTTGTTGGCTATAATACAGACGCGCAAGGATTCTATGAATGTATCAAAGAATATAAAATTAACAATGCTCTTATTATTGGTGCGGGGGGGTCAGCCAAAGCGATAGCGATGATACTTCAATCTCATAATATTCCAACAACGCTTATTAATCGTTCAGCTCCCAATCTTGGTTTTTTTGCTGATAAAGGTTTTGAATGTTATGTAAGTAGCGAATTTAAACCTACTTGTAGTTATGATATTCTTATTAATACTACAAGTGCGGGGCTTAATGATAATGTATTACCCTGTGATGAGGCACAGCTTAAAGAACTATGCTCTTGTGCTAAATATGCGTTTGAGCTTATTTATGGAAAACTCACGCCTTTTCTTGCTTTAGCTCAAAGTTTTGACCTTGTTTGTGCCGATGGGAAAGAAATGCTTATAAATCAAGCAGCTCTTTCGTTTGAGCTTTTTTGCAAACAAAAATTTAATAGAGATAATTTAGACATACAGAGCATTAAAGCGTTTATGGGTGAGATTTCATAGAAAGCCTGTGAATCTATGTTATAATGCATATAAGATTTTAATCAAGGAGAGAAAATGCGTATTGATGACGCGCTGTTGGGCAAACTTGAGCGGCTATCTATGCTTCATATTGATGAGAATAAACGCGATGATATGCAGAAGCAATTAAGTGAGATTCTTGGATTTGTGGAAAACATTGCTACGATTGAAGTGCCGCAAGAATGCTTTGAAGAGCAGCTTAAGAATCCCCTAAGGGCAGATGAGCCACGAGATGCTCATATTGCACAAGATGTGCTTGCTCACGCTCCGAATGCACAAGAGAACTTTTTTATCGTCCCCAAAATCATTGAATGACAATTAACCTTGATAAAATAAAGATTCCAGATGATTGGAAGCAACTTCTTGCGAATGAGTTTTTAAGCCCTTATTTTGCAGATATTAAATCGCATTATCTCAATGCCCTTGCCAACAAAGAAATGATATACCCAAAGCCCCATCAGATTTTTGCCGCCTTTGCTCTTACCCCTCTTTCTTCTCTTAAGGTTGTAATACTTGGACAAGACCCATATCACGGCAGTGCTATGATAAATGGTGAGCTCACACCTCAAGCAATGGGCTTGAGCTTTAGTGTGCCTCGTGGTATGCCTATCCCACCTTCTTTAAAAAATATTTATGCGGAACTTTCTCAAAGCTTACATATTACACCACCTTCACACGGAGACTTGAGTGGTTGGGCAAGACAGGGTGTTTTATTGCTCAATGCAATTTTAAGTGTTCGGGCGAATGCGCCCGCTTCACATAAACATTTTGGGTGGGAATATTTTAGCGATGGTGTGATAAGAGCATTATCGGCGCGTAAAGAACATTTGGTATTTATGCTATGGGGTAATTATGCTAAGAAAAAAGCACCACTTATTGATAGCTCTAAACATAAAATTATTACTGCGCCACACCCTAGTCCTTTAGCGCGTGGCTTTGTTGGGAGTAATGTGTTTGTTCAAGCCAATATTTATCTTCAAGAACACGCTCAAGAACCTATTGCGTGGGAGAGTCTTTAGCATTGTTAATCTTGCAAACGCTCATTTACAGCTTGCAAAGCTAAATCACTTAGAATTTTGCCCATTCGCGTTTTTATGCATTACGCCACATATAAGCTTACCTTGTCAATAATACCAATGGTTGTTGGAAATTTAAATGACAATACCCAAAATAACAGCCATAGCTACTACAATAAATATTGCGATAGCGCACCTCGCATATAGATTTAATGAGTATTAGACTTCATTCTATACAATGCAAGGATCAATTGTAATGCCTAAATCATTGTTTTGATAATTAAATTTAAGGTTGTGAGTGGGGTATAAAGGCTAATGGAGCGATGAAAATCCTTGTAATTGTAAGCGTTGTTTTTGTTGTTTTAAGTTTAATGAAGTTGTATATATACAAACGATTTATGTGTTATAGTATGGTATTTAACAAACGCAGAAAATTAGGCATTGCTTTGCTTGTGGCACTAGGAATTGGAGAAATCTCTCTTTTTATAATCAGAGATTCAGCCTTTACACTTACGCCATACATTATGGCTGGTTCGTGCATAGTTTTTGCTTATTGTCTTTTTATGGCGGTTTTATGTGTAGATATATGTAAAATATTAGCACGATTTTTAAGGTATATATTTTCTAGTCAATTATCAAATATTGGAGATTCTTATCAGCCCTCTAAGACTCATCAACTCTCTACTCAATCCTCTTATTCCTTATCGCGCCGTGTATTTTTAAAAATGCTTTTTGATTTAAGCGTGGCAGCTTTGTTTGTAGTTTTTAGTATAAGAAGTTTCACGAATGCCCTTTTACCTCCGCCTATTAAAGAAGTGTCCATCAAAGTCCCGAATCTACGCAATAAAAAGACTATTGCAATGATTACTGATGTGCATATAGGCAAGGCTCTAGGTGGAGCATTTCTTTCAAAAGTCGTAGCAAAGATTAATGCACTTCAACCTGATATTGTAGTCATTGTAGGTGATTTGGTGGATAATAAAATAGGAGAGGTTAAAGCAGATTTGAATCCGCTCAAAGATTTGCAAAGCAAGGAAGGTGTATATTATGTCGCAGGTAATCACGAGTATTATCACGGTATAGATGATATTTTGGCATATTTGCATACACTGAATCTTACAATTTTACATAATACAAATATTGAGTTGGAAGATTTGAATCTCGCTGGAGTAAGTGATTTGGCAGGATTACGATTTAATTATTTAAAACCAGATTTAGCATCTGCAAAAAAAGATATGAATCCACACAAACCAAGTATTCTCCTTGCACATCAGCCTAAATTTGTGCGCTCAAATGATGTAAGTGATTTTGATGTAGTGCTATGTGGGCATACACACGCAGGACAAGTATTTCCATTGTCATTTTTTGTATGGTTAGATCAGCATTATGTATATGGGTTGTATGAATTGCCACAACGCAAAGTTTCTCCATCTGATGTTCTTCCACCCAAGAAAACACAGCTGTATGTAAGTAGTGGGGTAGGATTCTGGGGACCTGCTATTCGTTTTTTAGCACCAAGTGAAATTGTATGTTTAAGGCTTGAATAGAGCATTTAAGGCTTGATTTTAAAATGAAATAAGGATAAAAATGAGCATAGAGATTTTAGTTGTTCTTGGCTGTGTAAGTGGTGTAGCTGCTGGATTTTTTGGCATAGGCGGCGGCGTGATTATCGTCCCTTGTCTGCTTTTGCTTGGTATGCAAATGGAATATGCCATTGGTATTTCAATAATGCAAATGATATTTTCCTCTGCATTTGGCTCATTTATTAATATTTTGCAAAAAAAGCTCAATATCTGTGATGGCGTGTTTGTAGGCTTAGGAGGTCTTATGGGAGCAGCCTTTAGTGGGATAATTGTTGATACGCTTTCTTCTCAAATTCTTCTTTTGTTGTTCTTGTTTCTCTCTTGTGTGAGTTTTTACAAATATGCCTTTGATGTCAAAACGACCGCCAATCCCACTCCACCTATTACAAACCCACTGAAACAAAAGATTCTTATGATTATCGCTGGTTTTCTTACCGGAATTTTTGCTGTGAGTTTGGGCGTAGGTGGAGGACTCATTCTTGCACCTATACTTGCATATTATCTTGGATTTGATTCTAAAAAAGTAGTGCCCATTTCACTTTTCTTTATTATTTTTGCTTCTGTATCAGGGAGCATTTCACTTGCCACTCACGATTTGATTGATTTTCAATCAGGCTTAATTGTTGGGCTTTCATCAATGTTTGGTGTGGGTTGTGGTATCTACCTTATGAGCAAGGTTACATTGAATAATCATCGCTATGCGCTTATCGGTATTTACGCATTGTCCATTCTATTGACATTGTGGAAAGTTTTTTTAGAGTTTTGATTTAGGCATTTGAGAATCATTTTATAAAATAAGAATAATTATTAATTTATATTTAAGCTTTTTTATATTAAAATGAGATTTGTTTTTAAAATATGATTTCTAACAAAATCTAAAGATGATAAAATCTGGGTGATTTGGTAGGGTTGGGTGGGTTAGAAGCATCTTTTCTTTCCTTATTTGTTGTTTGATTGCATTGATAGGCTACCTTAAATTTTTATAGGTAGCTTCTATGCAATAACTATTCAATTTTTAAAAAGGAGAAATTTATGAATTATCAAAGTATAATCGGACATATGAACCAACATCACAAAGATGAACTTATTGGTTTGTGTAAAAAGTATGGCGACCCAAGCACTTTGAAAAATGCTCACATACAAAATGTTTCGCTTGTAAATGTGGATTTTGAAGGTTTAGATATTGTCTATAATGACAACATATCGTTGCGCGTAGAGTTTCCAAAAAAAGCAGATGAACATACACTTAAAGATGCGATTATTGCATTATGTCAAGGAGCAAAAGCATCTGATATACATACCATAAGTGATGAAATTGCGCAATTTAAAAAAGAATTTGGCTCTATTTTGATTGCAAGTATTGATAAAGAAGGTAATGCAATTTGTTCTTACGCACCTCTTATGCAGATTGAAAATAAAGCCTATATTTATATCAGTGAGGTTGCGGAGCATTTTCATAGCATCGCTGCCAATCCTTCTAAAATTGAGGTAATGTTTTTAGAAGATGAATGTAAGGCAAAATCCGTGATTTTACGCAAGAGGTTGAAATATCGCGCTCAAGCTCGTTTTATAGAACGTGATAATCAAGAATTTGAGCAAGCGCTCAATAGTTTAGAATCTGCAATGGGAGGAGCTGGAGGCATTAAAACTATTCGTCAAATGAGTGATTTTCATCTGATAGAATTGCAATTAGGATTAGGACGATTTGTAAAAGGATTCGGGCAGGCTTATGATATTTTACCAAATGGTGAAATTAAGCAAGTTGGCGGAAGTGGCAATCCTCATTCTAAAACAAACCCGCATAGTTCTTAACTTCTTTCTTGCCTTAGTATTTTGAATCTGAAATGATTGTGTTATCATTGCATTATTCATAAACAAAGGCAGAGTGTGGCTAAAAAAGATGTTTATAAGCTGACATATAATACTTTTGATACTCTATTTGAGTTAAGAGATACTCTCGCTTCCTCTCTTGTTCCATTGAAGCAAACGCACAATTTGCTTGGATTTTCTGGTGGGGTAGATTCCACAGCACTTTTTTTTCTTTTGCTTGAGTGTGAGATTTCCTTTGATATTGCCATTGTGCATTATCATACCCGCCCACAAGCCGATGATGAAGTAGCTTATGCCAAAGAGCTTGCTGCTACTTATAATAAGCTTTGTTTTGTGGCGCACGCACCGCATTTTGATACAAATTTTGAACATAATGCACGTTCTTTTCGCTTTGACTTTTTTCGGTCTTTGATTACCAAACATTGCTATACACATCTTTTGCTTGCTCATCAGCTTAATGACCGCTTAGAGTGGTTGCTTATGCAGCTTACAAAAGGTGCAGGACTTGGGAATCTGCTAGGTTTTTCAGATGAGCGATACAATGATGATGAGTCTTTTACTCACTATACAATCGTGCGTCCTTTAGAATCTATGCCCAAAAATGCATTGTATAGATTCTGTAAAGAGCGCGGAATAAAGTATTTTGAAGATAGTAGTAATCAAGATAAGACTTTTAGGCGAAATTATTTTAGATATGAGTTTTGTGATAAATTAGTCAATGAGTTTAGCACAGGCATTGCACGCACTCTATCGTATCTTCAACGCGATAAGCAGAGTCTTGAAAATATGCTTTATGCGAATACTTTAGAGCTAGAATCCTTGCAAGAGCAAATTCAAAAACAAATATATAATGTAAATGTTCCATTGCATACTCATCATATACGTTGCATAATTTTTAGTATCCACAAAGTAAGGGCGCAAAATGATGACAATTTACTTTTGCTTTTTTGTGATAAGGTAGCTAAACGATGTGGATATGTGTTGAGTGCGGCTCAAAGAGAAGAGATAAGCAAAAGTAACTTTAATTGCAAAATTGCTCATCTTATTATCACAAGTAATGCTCATAGAATCTATATTGCACAAGATTTTATCAATATGTATAAAATAGTAACACAAGGTCCTATGTCAAAAAAATTTAAAATATGTTGTGCATCTCATTGTGTGCCACCAAAGCTTCGTTTATTGCTGTGGGCGGAATTTTGTGCTTGGGAAATGCTACATAAAACTACGCATAGAGATTCTTATTATTTGGTAAATGAACAAACAAGCCAACACACTTTTAGCCATTTTATGACAAAAATAGACCACTTTTTTACTTTTTAAAAAAGTTTTGTTGTTTTTTTATTAACTTTTTAAGGTAGCTATAACTTCAAAGGCATTACAATGAAATTTGTATTTCAAATTCATAAAAGGACAAGGAGACTGCAATGCAGACAAATACACTAGAGTATGATTACTCAATAGCTAAGTTATTTGTTTTTTCTGCGATGGCTTTTGGATTTGTAGGGCTGCTCATCGGGGTAGTGATTGCATTTCAAATGGCATTCCCAGATTTAAACTATTTAGCTTCAGAATATGGAACTTTTGGTAGGCTTCGACCACTTCATACCAATGGTATTATTTATGGTTTTACATTGAGCGGGATTTGGGCTTCGTGGTATTACTTAGGGCAAAGGGTGCTTAAAATTACATATAAAGAGCATTGTTTTTTACGCGCAGTAGGCTTAGCACATTTTTGGATTTATATTGTGCTTATGGCTCTTGCAGTAGTTACACTTTTTGCTGGATTAACACAATCCAAAGAATACTCTGAACTTATTTGGCCTCTTGATATTCTTGTAGTTGTTGTGTGGGTATTATGGGGTGTGAGCCTTTTTGGAAGTATGGGTGTAAGACGCGAGCAGACAATTTATATTTCATTGTGGTATTTTATTGCTACTTTTGTAGGAATTTCTGCTCTTTATATTTTTAATAATCTTGCAGTTCCAACTTACTTTATCGCAGGTATAGGAAGTATCTTGCATTCAATTTCATTTTATGCAGGGACAAATGATGCTATGGTGCAATGGTGGTGGGGGCATAATGCCGTTGCATTCGTTTTTACTTCAGGTATTATTGGGTTAATCTATTACTTTCTACCTAAAGAATCTGGGCAACCTATCTTCTCATATAAACTTACTTTATTCTCATTCTGGGGACTTATGTTTATTTATATTTGGGCAGGTGGGCATCACTTAATTTATTCAACAACACCTGATTGGATTCAAACACTTGGTTCTGTATTCTCTGTTATTTTGATTTTGCCTTCGTGGGGGACAGCTATCAATATGCTTTTAACAATGCGTGGGCAATGGCATCAAATTAAAGAATCTCCAATGATCAAATTCCTTATTCTTGCTTCAACTTGGTATATGCTGACAACGCTTGAAGGACCAATTCAATCTATTCGTTCAGTCAATGGTTTGGCTCACTTTACAGATTGGATTATTGGACACGTTCATGATGCAGCACTTGGTTGGGTAGGATTTATGATTATCGCAGCGTGCTTCCATATGGTGCCTCGCATATTTAAACGCGAACTTTATTCTAAAAAACTTATGGATGCACAATTTTGGATTATGACAACAGGGATTATCCTTTACTTCTCAAGTATGTGGATTGCAGGTATCACACAGGGTATGATGTGGAGAGATGTTGATGATAATGGAAATCTTACATATAGTTTTATCAACACAGTTGTTTCGCTTTTCCCATATTATCTTATCCGTGCAATTGGTGGTTTGATGTATTTGGTAGGCTTTATAATGTTTATTTACAACATTCTTATGACAATTTCATCAGGCAGGGTGCTTGAAA
Proteins encoded:
- the tilS gene encoding tRNA lysidine(34) synthetase TilS, which produces MAKKDVYKLTYNTFDTLFELRDTLASSLVPLKQTHNLLGFSGGVDSTALFFLLLECEISFDIAIVHYHTRPQADDEVAYAKELAATYNKLCFVAHAPHFDTNFEHNARSFRFDFFRSLITKHCYTHLLLAHQLNDRLEWLLMQLTKGAGLGNLLGFSDERYNDDESFTHYTIVRPLESMPKNALYRFCKERGIKYFEDSSNQDKTFRRNYFRYEFCDKLVNEFSTGIARTLSYLQRDKQSLENMLYANTLELESLQEQIQKQIYNVNVPLHTHHIRCIIFSIHKVRAQNDDNLLLLFCDKVAKRCGYVLSAAQREEISKSNFNCKIAHLIITSNAHRIYIAQDFINMYKIVTQGPMSKKFKICCASHCVPPKLRLLLWAEFCAWEMLHKTTHRDSYYLVNEQTSQHTFSHFMTKIDHFFTF
- the ccoN gene encoding cytochrome-c oxidase, cbb3-type subunit I — encoded protein: MQTNTLEYDYSIAKLFVFSAMAFGFVGLLIGVVIAFQMAFPDLNYLASEYGTFGRLRPLHTNGIIYGFTLSGIWASWYYLGQRVLKITYKEHCFLRAVGLAHFWIYIVLMALAVVTLFAGLTQSKEYSELIWPLDILVVVVWVLWGVSLFGSMGVRREQTIYISLWYFIATFVGISALYIFNNLAVPTYFIAGIGSILHSISFYAGTNDAMVQWWWGHNAVAFVFTSGIIGLIYYFLPKESGQPIFSYKLTLFSFWGLMFIYIWAGGHHLIYSTTPDWIQTLGSVFSVILILPSWGTAINMLLTMRGQWHQIKESPMIKFLILASTWYMLTTLEGPIQSIRSVNGLAHFTDWIIGHVHDAALGWVGFMIIAACFHMVPRIFKRELYSKKLMDAQFWIMTTGIILYFSSMWIAGITQGMMWRDVDDNGNLTYSFINTVVSLFPYYLIRAIGGLMYLVGFIMFIYNILMTISSGRVLEKEPQNATPMAA